Part of the Haloarchaeobius litoreus genome is shown below.
ATGGTACATAAAGCGTGGCCCGGCTGCGTTCAGACGAACGTCACGGGGACCGTACTCGCCTCGCGTGCGTGTGGAGAGATGTCCACGTCGACACGTCTAGTGCGGGACGGACGCCTTTGGGTCCGGACTCGAAGACGGTCACGTGTGGTGTGTCGGTCAGCTCGGGGACGGAGACGACATCGGGCATCTGCCGCGACGTTCTCGGGCGGGCCCGATCCCGAGTCGCCAGGACATCTTCGGTCCGGTCACTCGCTCGGGGCAGTACCGACGAGCGTCGGGAGGACGCCGTTGCCGTGGACGCGGACGACCCGGAGCAGGTTCGCGCTGAAGACGAGGGTGCCGAGGAGAAACAGGGCACCACCCGCGAGGACGAGCCACGACGGCGCGAACGCCCAGTCCGCAGCGACCAGACAGCATGCGCCTCCGGCGGTCGCGACGAGGTCCACCGTCGCCAGCCGGTCGTCGTAGAGGTCGTCGATCATCGGCACCGGTTCGTAGCCCAGTCGGTCGGCGTAGCGGTGAATCCAGACGACGAAGGGGACGACGTGGTACAGCGTCCCGAGCACGACGAAGCCGACGACGAACAGCGCGAGGGAGTCGAAGCCCGCGCCGAAACGGGCGTCGAGCGCGGTCGGGTCGCGGAGCCACGTCGGGGTCGTCGCGACAGCCCAGCCGATCATCCCGACGGCGGCAATCGCATAGCGGGTGAGCATCGGCGTTCGGGGGACGCGTGCAGCGTGGAGTCGGCGTCCGAGGACGATTCCGACGGCGGCCACGCTGGCGACGACGAGCAGTCCCCCGGCCCGGGCGAGCGGGACGTTCGCGACGAGTCGGCCGCCTGCGAGGGCGAGAACGCCGACCGGGAAGGCGACCGTCTCGAATCCGGCGAGGAGTCCGTCGAGACGGTCCAGCTCGGTCTGGGTGAACATCGTCGCGAGCTGGTAGAGCGCGCCGAACACCGTCGTGAGGACCGCGCCGAAGACGGCGAGGGTCGCGTGGGCCGCGACGACCCTGGTCCGGGGTACCGTCCCGACCCCGAGTAGCCCACGTGTGAAATCGATGGCAAGGACGACGCCGAGGACGGTGACGAGGACGAAGAAGCCGAGCGCGAGGAGAAAGTGGCGCTCGGTCACGTCGAGCGGGTGTGCAGCGACCAACGTCCGGCCGACGTTGTACGCGAGCGTCCAGAAGCCGAGCGCGAGCACCGCGCCGGCGACCGGGAGCAGTGCGAGTCGACCGGCGAGCATCGCGACGACCAGCCCGGTGACACCGAGGGTGAGCAGCCACAGCTGGACGGCAGCGAGTCGCTGGGAGTGCAGGCTGGTGCCCGACCAGACCGGGACGAACTGGGTCATCGCGCCGGCGATGGTGATACAGACCCAGCCGACGAGCAGCAGGTGGACGTGTGCGAGGGGGGCGATACCGGATACGGCGTCCGCAACTCCGGTGGCGTCGGCCGCGATGGCGACCCGCAGGGCCGCCGCGGCGACGAGGAAGCCGAAGCCGACGACGAAGTGCCGGAGCGGGACCGCCATCGGTGGCTGGCTGTCCGTGTCGAGGTCACCCGGAATCGCGCTCATGTCGGTCGCTACGCTGTCGCGTTCCGTGGGTGGTTCCGCGAACGTGTTCGGGGACGGGCGCGTCGAGGGAGAAGGGAGGTCGAGCCAGCGGTGGCTCACCCATGGCGGGCAGTTCGAACGTGGGACCGTACAGTCGAGTATCCTCGGCCGAACACGTTTGTGCCGGCGTCAGTCGGACGCTTCGTCCGTCGCGCTCTCGTCACCCTCGTCGGTCGACGAACCGTCGCCCTCGTCGACCGGGACGACGCGCTTGCCGGTCTCCTCCGGGACGACCTGGCGGTCGGCGTCCGTCCACTCGCGGTCGAGCTCGCGCCCCTCGAACAGCCGGTCGAGGAAGACCGCGAGGCCGGCGACCTCCGAGTGGGGCTGGTTCGTCACCGCGACGTTGTAGTCGGCGTGTTCGTACACGTCGAAGGGGACCTTCTCGGAGCCGACGACGACGAGCAGCGGAGCGTCGGCGCGGGCCGCGCGTATCTCGCCCTCGACGTCCTGGATGCGCTCGCCGTACATCGTCAGGTGGACGACGACGCCGTCCCAGTGCCGGACGACCGCGGCGGGCGAGTCGGTGAGTTCGACCTCGAACGGGCCGCCGAACCGCCCGGTGATGTCCGCGACGGTCTGGCGGGACTGGTCGGCGTTGGCGGGGTAGACGACGCGGTCCGCGCCGAGCGCGCGGGCGGTGAGGCCGACGTGGGTCGTCATCCGGTCGTCCCGGCCCGGCCGGTGGGCCAGGCGGAGGACGGCCACTTCGGGTTCTCCCTGCATACCACCGGCTACGTCGGTCGCTCGTTAGGGGGTTTCGCTTTCGACGGTACGACCGGATTACCCGGGACGGTCGCCGGTCGGTTCGGATATCGCGTCCTTAACAACGTCGCCTCCCGGCGTAGTGCGACCGCCATGACGGCAGTCAAAATCATCAAGGTGCTCGGCACGTCGACCGAGTCCTGGGAGGACGCGGCGCACGAGGCGGTCGCACAGGCACAGGAGAGCATCCACGACATCCACGGCATCGAGGTCGAGGACTGGACGGCGAACGTCGAGGACGGGCAGATCACCGAGTACAAGACGACCGTCGAGGTCGCGTTCCCGGTGATACACGAGGAGTCCTGACTGGCCGATACCGCAGGGGACACCCACGCTTTTCTCGTCACCCGCCCTACGGCCGCCATGACCAGACCGGAAGCCATCGCGGGCGTCGAGCACGTCGACCTCACCGGACGGACCGTCCTCGTGACCGGTGCGACCAGCGGCGTCGGTCGGGAGACAGCCCTTGCTCTCGCGCGCCTGGGCGCACGCGTCCTCGTCCACGGTCGGGATCGGATGGCAGGACGCGCGGTCGCGACGGAGCTCGACGACCTCGGTGCTGACTCGGTGTTCTTCCGGGCGGACTTCGCGAACACTGAGTCGCCCGTCGACCTCGCCGATGCCGTCGCCGAGCACACCGACGAACTCGACGTGCTCGTCAACAACGCCGGTGCCTACGTCGACGACCCGACGCTCGCCGACGGCGTCGAGCTGACGTTCCGGGTGAACCACCTCGCGCCGTTCGCGCTGACGCGGACGCTCTCGGACGCTGGAACGTTCGCGGGCGATGCGCGAGTGGTGACGGTGTCGAGCGCAGTCCACCCGCGGGCCGACGCGAGCGATCTCACCCGCGAGGCGGTCACGTCGGTCGACGACTACGACGGGCTGCAGGCCTACGCGCGGTCGAAGCTCGCGAACGTCCTGTTCACCCGCGAACTCGCCCGCCGCGAGTCCGACCTGCTCGCGAACTGCTGTCACCCCGGGCTCGTCCCGGGCAGCGGCCTCTGGCGGGACGCGTCGTTCCCGATTCGGGCCGGCGTCCGGCTGCTCGCTGCGCTCCCCGACCCACTCCTCGAACGGGTCGCGGACAGTTCACGCTCGGCGGCAGCGACCAGCGTCTTCCTCGCCGCCGGGGAGTACGACGAGTCGGGTGCGTACTTCAGCGACTGCGAGCCGACCACGCCGTCGCCGGCGGCCCGGGATGACGAGCTCGCGCGGCGACTGTGGAAGCTCACCGAGGACCTACTGGAGTAGCGTCCGCGTGCGCGTGTCAGCCAACCGGAGACCAGAACACACTTGCCCGACCCTCGCACATCCGAGCACATGGATCTCACCGACAGGAACGTCGTCATCACGGGCGCGGCCGGGCTGGTCGGCTCGCACCTCGCCGCCGAGCTGTGTGACGACAACCACGTCGTCGCCGTCGACGACCTCTCGAAGGGCTCGCGCGAACGGGTTCCCGCCGGTGCCGAGTTCCGACGGCGCGACGTGACCGACCCCGACGACGTCGCCGACGTCATCACCGAGGACGTGGACATGGTGTTCCACTTCGCCGCGTACACGGACACGAACTACGACGACGACCGCCAGCTGTTCGAGGAGAACACCGAGATGACCTACAACGTCCTCGAACGCATGGACGAGGTCGGCGTCGACAGGCTCGCGTTCACCTCCTCCTCCACCGTCTACGGCGAGGCTCCGATGCCGACGCCCGAGGACTACGCGCCGCTCGAACCCATCAGCATCTACGGCTCATCGAAACTCGCCGACGAGGGGCTACTGTCGACGTACGCGCACTCCTACGGGATGCAGATCTGGTGCTACCGCTTCGCCAACATCGTCGGCCCGCACCAGCGCGGCAACGTCGTCCCCGACTTCATCGAGAAGCTGCTCGACGACCCGGAGACGCTGACCATCCTCGGTGACGGCCGCCAGGAGAAGTCCTACCTCCACGTCGAGGACTGCGTCGACGCGATGACCCACGTCGTCGAACACGCCGACGCGGACTTCAACATCTACAACCTCGGGACCAGAACGACGACCTCGGTCACGGCCATCGCGGACATCGTCGCCGACGAGATGGGGCTCGACCCCGACTACGAGTTCACCGGCGGCGACCGCGGCTGGACCGGCGACGTGCCGAAGATGCGCCTCTCCATCGAGAAGCTCTCCGCGCTCGGCTGGGAGCCGCCCCGCTCCAGCGACGACTGCGTCCGCGAGGCGACCCGCCAGCTCGTCGGCGAACTGCGCGAAGAGCACGCGAACTGACCGCCGTTCTTCCGAATCGGACGTCCACACGCACCACGAGCCAACGGCTGATCGGTGGACGCGGGAGGTGGGCGGCGGGCGACGGGGACGATGCCGTTCAGTTGTCGGAGGAGTCGAGACCGAGTGCAGCGGCGGCGTCCAGCAGACCTGCGCCGGACTCGTTGGAGCCGAGGCCGATGTCCTCCGCGGAGGAGGCGAGCGTGTTCCGTGCCTCGGTGTTGGTCGCGCCGTTGGCCATCAGCTGACCGGCTGCACCCGCGACGTGCGGGCAGGCCATCGACGTGCCGGAGAAGGTCGCGTAGCCGCCGTTGTCGGCGACCGAGGAGTAGATGTCCGTGCCGGGCGCGGCGATGTCGACCTCGGGGCCCTGGCTGGAGAAGTCGCTGAGCGAGTCGTCGGAGGCGGTCGAGGAGACGGCCATCACGGTGTCGTAGGCCGCCGGGTAGCCGACGCAGTCGGTACACGGACCGCTGTTGCCGGCGGCGGCGACGAGGAAGACGCCGTTGTCCACCGCGTACTGGCAGGCGTCGCGGAGGGTCTGCGACCCCGAGGAGCCGCCGAGGCTCATGCTGCCGACGTCCCAGCCCTGGTCGGCGACGTACTGGACACCGGCGGCGATGTCGGAGAAGGAACCGGAACCGCACTTGTCCAGCACCTTCACGGCGTGCAGGGTGGCCTGCGTCGAGACGCCGACGACACCCTGGGAGTTGTTCGCCGCGTCGGCGATGCCGGCACAGTGGGTGCCGTGGTCGTTGTCGTCGTCCCAGTCGTTGTAACAGGTGTTGTTCGCGGGTTTTGCGCCGTACCGGCAGCCACCCTTCGTCTCACAGCTCACGAACGCGCGTCCGGAGCCGACGTTCGCCTGCAAGTCTGAGTGGTCGGAGTCGATGCCGGTGTCGATGATGGCGATGTCGGCCCCGCTACCGGTCTCGCCGTTCGCGTGGGCGACCTCCGCGTCCACACGGTCGACGCCCCACGGCTGTGTCTGGGCGAGGGCGTACATCGTGCCGTTCTCCTCGACGTACCGGACGTTCGGGTTGTTCTCGAGGGCCCGCGCGGCCTGCGGTGCGGCCCGGATGGTGACCGCGTCGAACGCGAACTCTCGTACCACCTCGTCGGCCGCCGATAGTGCCGCCCCACGGCCCAGGTCGCCGTCGAAGCCCACGTTGAATTCGACGAGGTCCGGGGAGCCGGCGCTGCTGACGCCCGCGAGTCCGCCGACAGCCAGTGCGCCGCCGGTTGCTTTCAGCATCGTCCGTCGCTTCGTGCGTTGGGTGTTGTCAGTCATCCCAACCACCGGTGATTACCATACACACTTAAATTTAATGTTCTAAGATATTCGGGGCAGATTTCTAACTAAATTAAGATACGCGTGCCCAATGCTAGCGAGTAGTATCGCAGTTCCGAGAAAAGAGAGGATGGCGCGACTGCCGTCTCACCGGCTACCGCTGGAGCTGCGTGCTCAACTGTCAGACGAGTCGAGGTTCAGTGCAGCAGCCACGTCGAGTAGCCCGTTGCCCGACTCGTTCGGTGAGAGCCCGATGTCCTCCGCCGTCGAGCCCAGCGTGTTCCGGGCATCGGTGGCGGTCCGACCGTTCGCCATCAGCTGGCCGCCCGCGCCCGCGACGTGTGGGCACGCCATCGAGGTGCCCGAGAACGTGTCGGTGCCGCCGGGGACGGTCGATGTGATGTCCGAGCCGGGGGCGGCGATCTCGACCTCGGGTCCCTGGCTGGAGAAGCTCGACAGCTCGTCGTTCTGGTTCGTCGAGGAGACGGCCATCACGGTGTCGTAGGCGGCCGGATAGCCGACGCAGTCGGTACAGGAACCGGAGTTCCCGGCGGCGGCGACGAGGAGGACGCCGCTGTCCACCGCGTACTGGCACGCGTCCTCGACGACGCTGGACGCTGAGCCGCCGAGGCTCATGCTGCCGACGTCCCAGCCCTGGTCCGCCACGTACTCGATGCCCGCCGCGATGTCGGAGTACGAGCCCGAGCCCTGGCAGTCGAGGACCTTGACGGCGTGCAGGGTGGCCTGCGTCGAGACGCCGACCACGTCCTGGCTGTTGTTCGCCGCGTCGGCGATGCCGGCACAGTGGGTGCCGTGGTCGTTGTCGTCGTCCCAGTCCTCGTAGCACTCGTTGCCGTTCCCCGCGAACCAGCAGATGAAGCCACCTCCCCCACAGGATGCGACCGCGTGCCCCGAGCCGAGGTTCGCCTGCAGGTCCGGATGGTCGGAGTCGATACCGGTGTCGATGATGGCGATGTCGGCCCCGTTGCCGGTCTCGCCGTTCGCGTGGGCGACCTCCGCGTCCACCCGATCGATGCCCCACGGTTCGGACTGGGCGAGCGCCTCCATCTCGCCGTTCTCCTCGACGTACCGGACGTTCGGGTCGTTCGCGAGCCCGCTGGCGGCCTGCCGCGTGGCTTTGATCGTCATCGCGTCGAACGCGAACTCCCGGACGACCTCGTCGGCCACGTCCGCCGCCGCTCGCTGGCCACGTCGCTCGCGGAAGCCGACGTTCAGTTCTAGCTGCTCGCCCGGTGCACCGGCGCTGACGCCGGCTACGCCGCTCATCGCGAGGACGCCGCCGGTCGCTTTCAGAACACTCCGCCTCGTGCGCTGTTGGTTGTTACCAAACATTGCAGCAATTGGTGATTTTTAGTAGATATTAAATTGTGAGGTTCGTTCTCGTCGCGTTCCACCCTCTAGACGGCGGCTACGACCGGATTCCGTCTCAAGACCGACGAGCGCACCGCGGCGACGACGGGTGCTCACGTGCGGCCTCGAACGCAGCCTCAAATATCCATCGAAGCCGACGCCTGCGGGCGATGAGATACCGTGGCAGGCGGCGGCCGATTCGTAGGCCTTTTATATTCACCCTCCATTCGTAACTAATGCGAAGGACGCGCCGGGCGCACCCCGGCGGCGTCAGGGTCGTACCGGAGTCGGTGCGACTTCGAGCCATGAGGATTCCACCCCTGCGGTCCGCCGTACACGATGGAATCTGATACGAGCCTTGGTGGTTCGGCGACATCCGGTCGGACGTCGTCGACCACACATACCACGACAGCAATTTCCGCCACCCCCGTGCTCTGCACGGGACATTCCGGTTGATCCTGCCGGAGGTCATTGCTATCGGGATTCGATTTAGCCATGCTAGTCGCACGGGTTCAGACCCGTGGCAGATAGCTCAGTAACACGTGGCCAAACTACCCTATGGAGGACCATAACCTCGGGAAACTGAGGCTAATAGTCCATACGACTCTCTCCCTGGAACTGGGTTGAGTCAGAAACGCTACGGCGCCATAGGATGTGGCTGCGGCCG
Proteins encoded:
- a CDS encoding tRNA (cytidine(56)-2'-O)-methyltransferase, encoding MQGEPEVAVLRLAHRPGRDDRMTTHVGLTARALGADRVVYPANADQSRQTVADITGRFGGPFEVELTDSPAAVVRHWDGVVVHLTMYGERIQDVEGEIRAARADAPLLVVVGSEKVPFDVYEHADYNVAVTNQPHSEVAGLAVFLDRLFEGRELDREWTDADRQVVPEETGKRVVPVDEGDGSSTDEGDESATDEASD
- a CDS encoding dodecin family protein: MTAVKIIKVLGTSTESWEDAAHEAVAQAQESIHDIHGIEVEDWTANVEDGQITEYKTTVEVAFPVIHEES
- a CDS encoding SDR family NAD(P)-dependent oxidoreductase is translated as MTRPEAIAGVEHVDLTGRTVLVTGATSGVGRETALALARLGARVLVHGRDRMAGRAVATELDDLGADSVFFRADFANTESPVDLADAVAEHTDELDVLVNNAGAYVDDPTLADGVELTFRVNHLAPFALTRTLSDAGTFAGDARVVTVSSAVHPRADASDLTREAVTSVDDYDGLQAYARSKLANVLFTRELARRESDLLANCCHPGLVPGSGLWRDASFPIRAGVRLLAALPDPLLERVADSSRSAAATSVFLAAGEYDESGAYFSDCEPTTPSPAARDDELARRLWKLTEDLLE
- a CDS encoding NAD-dependent epimerase/dehydratase family protein; the protein is MDLTDRNVVITGAAGLVGSHLAAELCDDNHVVAVDDLSKGSRERVPAGAEFRRRDVTDPDDVADVITEDVDMVFHFAAYTDTNYDDDRQLFEENTEMTYNVLERMDEVGVDRLAFTSSSTVYGEAPMPTPEDYAPLEPISIYGSSKLADEGLLSTYAHSYGMQIWCYRFANIVGPHQRGNVVPDFIEKLLDDPETLTILGDGRQEKSYLHVEDCVDAMTHVVEHADADFNIYNLGTRTTTSVTAIADIVADEMGLDPDYEFTGGDRGWTGDVPKMRLSIEKLSALGWEPPRSSDDCVREATRQLVGELREEHAN
- a CDS encoding S8 family serine peptidase, with the protein product MTDNTQRTKRRTMLKATGGALAVGGLAGVSSAGSPDLVEFNVGFDGDLGRGAALSAADEVVREFAFDAVTIRAAPQAARALENNPNVRYVEENGTMYALAQTQPWGVDRVDAEVAHANGETGSGADIAIIDTGIDSDHSDLQANVGSGRAFVSCETKGGCRYGAKPANNTCYNDWDDDNDHGTHCAGIADAANNSQGVVGVSTQATLHAVKVLDKCGSGSFSDIAAGVQYVADQGWDVGSMSLGGSSGSQTLRDACQYAVDNGVFLVAAAGNSGPCTDCVGYPAAYDTVMAVSSTASDDSLSDFSSQGPEVDIAAPGTDIYSSVADNGGYATFSGTSMACPHVAGAAGQLMANGATNTEARNTLASSAEDIGLGSNESGAGLLDAAAALGLDSSDN
- a CDS encoding S8 family peptidase produces the protein MSGVAGVSAGAPGEQLELNVGFRERRGQRAAADVADEVVREFAFDAMTIKATRQAASGLANDPNVRYVEENGEMEALAQSEPWGIDRVDAEVAHANGETGNGADIAIIDTGIDSDHPDLQANLGSGHAVASCGGGGFICWFAGNGNECYEDWDDDNDHGTHCAGIADAANNSQDVVGVSTQATLHAVKVLDCQGSGSYSDIAAGIEYVADQGWDVGSMSLGGSASSVVEDACQYAVDSGVLLVAAAGNSGSCTDCVGYPAAYDTVMAVSSTNQNDELSSFSSQGPEVEIAAPGSDITSTVPGGTDTFSGTSMACPHVAGAGGQLMANGRTATDARNTLGSTAEDIGLSPNESGNGLLDVAAALNLDSSDS